A genomic stretch from Pochonia chlamydosporia 170 chromosome 4, whole genome shotgun sequence includes:
- a CDS encoding UDP-N-acetylglucosamine pyrophosphorylase (similar to Aspergillus terreus NIH2624 XP_001209216.1): MDKVKEILKVGSKANGVKPTEPTAEAYADLKAKYTEAGQEHVFTFYDSLSTEDKAVLYEQLSGFNPTYINEITKRALCETKSDSPDTLEPLPESAQASILDSSADDINKWYNTGLDLIGKNKVAVVLMAGGQGTRLGSSAPKGCYDIGLPSHKSLFQIQAERIRKIQELAAKTAGTESVVVPWYVMTSGPTREPTEKFFEENKYFGLDAANIKIFDQGVLPCISNEGKILLESKGKVAVAPDGNGGIYQALIVSGVLDDMRKRGIEHIHAYCVDNCLVKVADPVFIGFSSSLDVDIATKVVRKRDATESVGLILSKNGKPDVVEYSEIDKATAEAEDPKHPGVLKFRAANIVNHYYSFRFLESIPQWAHKLPHHVARKKIPYADTKSGETVKPESPNGIKLEQFVFDVFPMLPLDKFACMEVRREDEFSPLKNARGKGQDDPDTSKRDIMAQGQRWAEAAGAIIVAESGVEISPLISYGGEGLGKLSGKSITAPAVLERE, translated from the exons atggATAAGGTCAAGGAGATTCTCAAGGTCGGCTCCAAGGCCAACGGCGTCAAGCCTACCGAGCCTACCGCTGAAGCCTATGCCGACCTCAAAGCCAAGTACACCGAGGCCGGGCAGGAACACGTATTCACATTCTACGACTCCCTCAGCACCGAAGACAAGGCCGTTTTGTACGAGCAACTATCTGGCTTCAACCCCACCTACATCAACGAGATCACCAAACGAGCCCTCTGCGAAACCAAGTCTGACTCCCCCGACACCCTCGAGCCCCTCCCCGAATCCGCTCAGGCCAGTATCCTAGATTCGAGCGCAGATGACATCAACAAGTGGTATAACACTGGTTTGGACCTCATtggcaagaacaaggtggcCGTGGTATTGATGGCTGGTGGTCAGGGAACCCGATTGGGCAGCTCAGCTCCCAAGGGCTGCTACGACATTGGCCTACCCTCCCACAAGAGCTTGTTCCAGATCCAGGCGGAGCGAATTCGCAAGATTCAGGAGCTTGCTGCCAAGACAGCAGGCACAGAGTCCGTCGTTGTTCCCTGGTACGTCATGACCAGTGGCCCAACCCGCGAGCCCACTGAGAAGTTTTTCGAGGAGAACAAGtactttggcttggatgctgccaacatcaagattTTTGACCAAGGAGTCTTGCCCTGTATCTCCAATGAAGGCAAGATTCTTCTTGAGAGTAAGGGCAAGGTTGCGGTTGCCCCTGATGGCAACGGTGGTATCTATCAGGCTTTaattgtgtctggtgtccttGATGATATGCGCAAGCGTGGTATTGAGCACATCCACGCTTACTGCGTCGATAACTGCCTCGTCAAGGTTGCTGATCCCGTCTTCATTGGCTTCTCCTCATCCCTTGATGTCGACATCGCCACAAAGGTCGTCCGTAAGCGTGATGCAACCGAGTCAGTCGGTCTTATTCTTTCCAAGAACGGCAAGCCCGATGTTGTCGAATATTCCGAAATTGACAAGGCTACCGCCGAAGCTGAGGATCCTAAGCACCCCGGTGTCCTTAAGTTCCGAGCTGCCAATATTGTCAACCACTACTACAGCTTCCGCTTCCTCGAATCCATTCCTCAGTGGGCTCACAAGCTGCCGCACCACGTCGCTCGAAAGAAGATTCCTTACGCAGATaccaagtctggtgagaCAGTCAAACCCGAATCACccaatggcatcaagctTGAACAGTTCGTCTTTGACGTCTTCCCTATGCTGCCTTTGGACAAATTTGCATGCATGGAAGTCCGCCGAGAGGATGAATTCTCACCATTGAAGAATGCCCGCGGCAAGGGACAGGACGACCCGGACACCAGCAAGCGCGACATTATGGCTCAAGGTCAGCGATGGGCCGAGGCAGCGGGAGCTATCATCGTGGCCGAGAGCGGAGTCGAGATTTCACCTTTGATCAGCTAT GGCGGCGAAGGTCTTGGGAAGCTCAGCGGCAAGAGTATTACTGCTCCTGCTGTGCTGGAACGGGAATAA
- a CDS encoding thioredoxin reductase (similar to Aspergillus terreus NIH2624 XP_001212359.1), producing the protein MHSKVVIIGSGPAAHTAAVYLGRAELKPVLYEGFMANGIAAGGQLTTTTEVENFPGFPKGIMGQTLMDNMREQSERFGTEIVTDTVTKLDLSSRPFKYSTEFSPDETHTADAVIIATGASARRMNLPGEETYWQNGISACAVCDGALPLFRNKPLYVIGGGDSAAEEATFLTKYGSHVTVLVRRDVLRASKAMATRLLKNEKVTVRFNTVATEVRGGDDKLMSHLVVKDTVTGKEEVVEAKGLFYAIGHDPATALVKGQVDMDSDGYILTKPGTTMTSVEGVYAAGDVQDKRYRQAITSAGTGCMAALEAEKFISEQE; encoded by the exons ATGCATTCCAAAGTTGTCA TCATTGGTTCTGGGCCAGCTGCCCATACCGCTGCCGTCTATCTCGGCAGAGCAGAGTTGAAGC CCGTTCTATACGAAGGCTTCATGGCAAACGGCATCGCAGCAGGTGGCCAATTAACCACAACGACTGAGGTCGAAAACTTCCCCGGCTTCCCCAAGGGCATCATGGGCCAAACACTCATG GACAACATGCGCGAACAATCCGAACGATTTGGCACCGAAATCGTCACAGACACCGTCACAAAACTCGACCTCTCCTCCCGCCCCTTCAAATACAGCACCGAGTTCTCCCCCGACGAAACCCACACCGCcgacgccgtcatcatcgccaccgGCGCATCCGCCCGCCGCATGAACCTCCCCGGCGAAGAAACCTACTGGCAGAACGGTATCTCCGCCTGCGCAGTTTGCGACGGCGCCCTCCCCCTCTTCCGCAACAAGCCGCTCTACGTGATCGGCGGAGGTGACTCTGCCGCCGAAGAAGCCACCTTCCTGACCAAGTACGGCAGCCATGTCACCGTCCTGGTGCGAAGGGACGTCCTCCGCGCCAgcaaggccatggccacgCGACTCCTCAAGAATGAAAAGGTCACTGTGCGCTTCAACACTGTCGCGACGGAAGTTCGCGGCGGAGACGACAAGCTCATGAGCCATCTTGTGGTGAAGGATACCGTCACCGGCAAGGAGGAGGTCGTTGAAGCGAAGGGCTTGTTCTACGCAATTGGCCATGATCCCGCTACTGCCTTGGTGAAGGGCCAGGTGGACATGGATTCGGATGGGTACATTCTCACCAAGCCGGGTACTACTATGACGAGCGTGGAGGGCGTGTATGCCGCTGGTGATGTCCAGGATAAGAGGTACAGACAGGCTATTACGAGTGCTG GTACGGGTTGCATGGCGGCGCTGGAGGCTGAAAAGTTTATTAGCGAGCAAGAGTAG
- a CDS encoding GARP complex subunit Vps53 (similar to Neosartorya fischeri NRRL 181 XP_001265157.1) — translation MSGSSALDEVDYDPMEHLNMLFSHPSTVSSISQVSQSLKAHQNVLSSEINSLELEQAYKPDSSLERMQSAQTELAQLFRKIETVRSRAIETEQNITSMTAEIKRLDGTKRNLTLSMTALKRLQMLTTAYEQLRGLAKTRQYRECAGLLQAVIQLMKHFNSYRSIEQIATLSREVSELQRELLEQVCEDFEMAFAKGEVTTKRNMLVEACLVMDALGDSAKSRIITWYVNTELREYRQVFRGNDEAGSLDNIGRRYAWFKRMMKSHDDERSTIFPSHWHVGELLATAYCDGTRDDFKGILERSMRRGDGNKLDVNLLLSCLQETLDFEQSLEKRFSDAPRASIDTLSSAEEKTHTFNGLISVAFEPYLSLWVDSQDRQLSSMIPKYRSQPLIPQDEEFSPQAVMRSAIELFHFYKLTLSQCAKLSTSDRLLDLSKVFSKYLDEYAQQVLLHILQAGGPQGPSVQDVILVLNTADFWHINTNQLEESIKKRIDNELVSKVDLSSQSDAFLGVASAAVLALVHLVELECESIWREMKNTNWSTMDSAGDQSTYVGELVKHVNSKTEEVLGIVGKQQYARAFCDNLVEHLATSYVNNIVQCRPISEVGAQQMLVDKYALTKSFGNLLSYHNPSSSANQAPPSSFVRRVEHSMNRMDPLLKTLQVRSSPPEGLVQAYLIHIGDRSDTNFKKILELKGIRKLDQSHLIELFGIHRDGSSNEKLVQNSPLLTPLMTSASASASASSGISGMNPSAALTAASGARFDAGFLGEKLLSAARDIGNTTQGAEKATINENLRNFGKFFKRDIGGLGVRFGKGSAEDGGR, via the exons ATGTCTGGGTCTTCCGCTCTGGACGAGG TCGACTACGACCCAATGGAGCATTTGAATATGCTGTTCTCCCATCCGTCGACGGTATCATCGATAAGTCAAGTCTCACAAAGCCTAAAAGCACATCAAAATGTGCTATCGAGCGAAATCAATAGCCTCGAACTCGAGCAAGCCTACAAGCCAGACTCTAGCCTGGAGAGGATGCAATCCGCACAGACAGAGCTGGCGCAGCTCTTTCGAAAAATCGAGACTGTACGATCGCGGGCGATTGAGACGGAACAAAACATTACGTCAATGACGGCGGAAATCAAGCGGCTGGATGGCACGAAGCGCAACCTGACGCTTAGCATGACGGCTCTGAAGCGTTTGCAGATGCTCACGACTGCGTACGAACAATTGCGGGGTCTGGCCAAGACACGGCAGTATCGAGAGTGCGCGGGCCTTTTGCAGGCTGTGATTCAGCTGATGAAGCACTTCAACAGTTACAGAAGCATAGAGCAAATCGCGACGCTGAGTAGGGAAGTCTCGGAGCTTCAGAGGGAGCTACTCGAGCAGGTttgtgaagactttgagaTGGCTTTTGCCAAGGGAGAGGTGACGACGAAACGAAacatgcttgttgaagcatgTTTGGTCATGGATGCGTTGGGAGACTCAGCCAAGTCGAGAATCATTACTTGGTATGTCAACACGGAGCTGAGGGAGTATCGACAAGTATTCCGGGGCAATGACGAGGCTGGGAGCTTGGATAACATTGGACGGAGATACGCGTGGTTCAAGCGTATGATGAAGTCGCACGACGATGAGCGCTCTACCATCTTCCCGTCCCATTGGCATGTGGGTGAGTTGCTAGCCACGGCATATTGTGACGGCACGCGAGATGACTTCAAGGGGATTCTGGAGAGGAGCATGCGCCGTGGAGATGGAAACAAACTTGATGTCAATTTGCTGTTGAGCTGTTTGCAAGAGACGCTGGACTTTGAGCAGAGTCTTGAGAAGAGGTTCTCAGACGCACCGAGGGCTAGTATTGACACCCTGAGTTCGGCAGAGGAGAAGACGCACACATTTAATGGGCTCATCTCGGTTGCTTTTGAGCCGTACCTGAGTTTATGGGTTGACTCGCAGGACAGGCAGCTGTCCTCCATGATACCAAAGTATCGCAGTCAGCCACTTATCCCTCAGGACGAGGAGTTCTCACCGCAAGCCGTAATGCGGTCCGCTATTGAGCTCTTCCACTTTTACAAGCTCACATTATCTCAATGTGCAAAGCTATCTACCAGTGACAGACTATTAGATCTGTCCAAGGTCTTTTCCAAGTATCTCGACGAGTACGCACAGCAAGTTCTTTTGCATATTCTTCAAGCTGGGGGACCTCAAGGTCCATCAGTACAGGACGTCATCTTGGTGCTCAACACGGCGGACTTTTGGCACATTAATACGAACCAACTGGAAGAAAGTATCAAGAAGCGCATTGACAACGAGCTCGTTTCAAAGGTGGACCTCTCGTCTCAGTCGGACGCCTTCTTGGGTGTAGCAAGTGCTGCCGTACTGGCGCTGGTACATCTCGTCGAGTTGGAATGTGAGAGTATCTGGCGCGAGATGAAGAACACAAACTGGAGTACCATGGACAGTGCCGGTGACCAGAGCACATATGTCGGCGAGTTGGTGAAGCATGTCAACTCCAAGACAGAGGAAGTGCTGGGCATAGTGGGCAAGCAACAATATGCAAGGGCGTTTTGTGACAACTTAGTTGAGCACTTGGCCACCTCCTATGTCAACAACATTGTCCAATGCCGGCCAATTTCAGAGGTTGGCGCACAACAG ATGCTCGTGGACAAATACGCTCTTACCAAATCTTTCGGCAACCTGCTCTCCTACCACAAtccttcttcatcagccAACCAGGCACCTCCTTCTAGCTTCGTCCGTCGCGTAGAACATTCCATGAACCGCATGGACCCTCTTCTGAAAACGCTCCAAGTCCGCTCTTCACCACCCGAGGGCCTCGTTCAAGCTTACCTCATTCACATTGGCGACCGCTCCGacaccaacttcaaaaaGATTCTCGAACTAAAGGGCATTCGCAAACTAGACCAGTCTCATCTCATTGAACTATTTGGCATCCACCGCGATGGCAGCTCCAATGAGAAACTTGTTCAAAACTCGCCATTACTTACTCCCCTCATGACAAGTGCAAGCGCAAGCGCAAGCGCAAGCAGCGGTATAAGTGGTATGAATCCCAGTGCGGCATTGACGGCCGCTTCTGGTGCGAGGTTTGATGCCGGGTTTTTGGGAGAGAAGCTGCTTAGTGCGGCGAGGGATATCGGCAACACGACGCAGGGTGCGGAGAAGGCTACTATTAATGAGAACTTGAGGAATTTTGGAAAGTTCTTCAAGAGGGATATTGGGGGGTTGGGTGTGAGGTTTGGGAAGGGAAGTGCTGAGGATGGGGGGAGGTAG